A single window of Pseudarthrobacter psychrotolerans DNA harbors:
- a CDS encoding alpha-N-arabinofuranosidase encodes MSRARITLDRDFTIGEVPRRLFGSFVEHMGRCVYTGIYEPGHPEADENGFRQDVLKLVKELGATVIRYPGGNFVSGYNWEDGIGPRENRPRRLDGAWHTVETNAFGLHEFVDWSRQAGTEIMEAINLGTRGVDAAREIVEYANHPGGTYWSDLRAKNGHKDPFDIKLWCLGNEMDGPWQIGHKTAEEYGRLAQEAAKAMRFVDPDIELVACGSSSSGMPTFGDWEQTVLTHTYDEVDYVSLHAYYQENEGDVGSFLASAVDTDYFIESVIATADAVRAKGKHKKHINLSFDEWNVWYQRGLDTEDQPHKVAKAGWREHPRVIEDKYNVTDAVVVGTLLNSLLRHGDRVKIANQAQLVNVIAPILSEENGPAWKQTIFHPFARMAELAKGQILRLSVDSDKYENARFGGTDLVDVSATWNEETGRVALFFANRGLEEAADVEVALRGFDARRVVRAEVLEIPEGGDRFTANTQSNPNQVGLKPLEGAKATGSELRLTLPALSWAVIELDVVKN; translated from the coding sequence ATGTCCCGCGCACGGATCACCCTCGACCGCGACTTCACCATCGGCGAAGTCCCCCGCCGCCTGTTCGGCTCCTTCGTGGAGCACATGGGCCGCTGCGTCTACACCGGCATCTACGAACCGGGCCACCCGGAAGCTGATGAGAACGGCTTCCGACAGGACGTGCTCAAGCTCGTCAAGGAGCTCGGTGCCACCGTCATCCGCTACCCCGGCGGCAACTTCGTCTCCGGCTACAACTGGGAAGACGGCATCGGCCCGCGGGAGAACCGTCCCCGCCGGCTGGACGGCGCCTGGCACACCGTGGAGACCAACGCGTTCGGCCTGCACGAATTCGTGGACTGGTCCCGCCAGGCCGGCACGGAAATCATGGAAGCCATCAACCTGGGCACCAGGGGAGTGGACGCGGCCCGCGAGATCGTGGAATACGCCAACCATCCCGGTGGCACCTACTGGTCCGACCTCCGCGCCAAGAACGGCCACAAGGATCCGTTCGACATCAAGCTCTGGTGCCTGGGCAACGAGATGGACGGGCCGTGGCAGATCGGCCACAAGACCGCCGAGGAATACGGCCGCCTGGCCCAGGAAGCCGCCAAGGCCATGCGCTTCGTGGACCCGGACATCGAACTGGTGGCCTGCGGAAGTTCCAGCTCCGGCATGCCGACGTTCGGCGACTGGGAGCAGACTGTCCTGACGCACACCTACGACGAGGTGGACTACGTCTCCCTCCACGCCTACTACCAGGAAAACGAGGGCGACGTCGGGAGCTTCCTCGCCAGCGCAGTGGACACTGACTACTTCATCGAGTCCGTGATCGCCACCGCTGACGCCGTGCGTGCCAAGGGCAAACACAAAAAGCACATCAACCTCTCCTTCGACGAGTGGAACGTTTGGTACCAGCGCGGCCTGGACACCGAGGACCAGCCGCACAAGGTCGCCAAGGCGGGCTGGCGCGAGCACCCCCGGGTCATCGAGGACAAGTACAACGTGACGGACGCGGTGGTGGTGGGAACCCTGCTGAACTCGCTGCTCCGCCACGGCGACCGCGTCAAGATCGCCAACCAGGCGCAGCTGGTCAACGTCATTGCACCGATCCTTTCGGAGGAGAACGGTCCGGCCTGGAAGCAGACCATCTTCCACCCGTTCGCCCGGATGGCGGAGCTGGCCAAGGGCCAGATCCTGCGCCTGTCTGTTGACTCGGACAAGTACGAAAATGCTCGCTTCGGCGGCACCGACCTGGTGGACGTCAGCGCAACGTGGAACGAGGAAACGGGCCGCGTGGCACTGTTCTTCGCGAACCGCGGCCTGGAGGAAGCTGCCGACGTCGAGGTCGCCCTGCGCGGCTTCGACGCCCGCCGGGTAGTCCGGGCAGAGGTCCTGGAAATCCCGGAAGGCGGGGACCGTTTCACGGCCAACACCCAAAGCAATCCGAACCAGGTGGGGCTCAAGCCGCTGGAAGGCGCGAAGGCGACCGGCTCCGAGCTCCGGTTGACGCTGCCCGCGCTGTCCTGGGCCGTCATTGAGCTGGACGTCGTCAAGAACTGA
- a CDS encoding carbohydrate ABC transporter permease: MATPTLTRPAPRTSTGEGLRRPRKKMTAGKIGALVVAAFIAVLWLVPFAWATATAFKTETDAAAPKVSWMPPSGFTAEAFVKVFQDGNIPLWTWNSFYTSAAITAITLVISALVAYALSRIDFKGKQVLMTVIIASIIIPPPVLIIPLFYQMLALHLIDTSWAIILPQVIHPAMVFVLKKFFDQIPRELEEAAVMDGASRLRIFTQIILPLSRPILAAVAIFVFIGAWNNFLWPFIATNDGALLTLPVGLQTIKSAYGIQYAQNMASALLAALPLILVFLFFQRQIIKGVATTGLAGT; this comes from the coding sequence ATGGCAACCCCTACCCTCACCCGTCCCGCCCCACGCACCAGCACCGGCGAAGGGCTCCGCCGCCCGCGCAAAAAGATGACCGCGGGCAAGATCGGCGCGCTCGTTGTTGCGGCGTTCATCGCAGTGCTGTGGCTGGTTCCGTTCGCCTGGGCCACGGCCACCGCTTTCAAGACCGAGACGGATGCCGCAGCTCCGAAGGTCAGCTGGATGCCGCCGTCGGGCTTTACCGCTGAAGCGTTCGTCAAGGTATTCCAGGACGGCAACATCCCGCTCTGGACCTGGAACTCGTTCTACACGTCGGCGGCCATCACGGCGATCACGCTGGTGATCTCGGCGCTGGTGGCCTACGCCCTGTCCCGGATCGATTTCAAGGGCAAGCAGGTGCTGATGACGGTGATCATTGCCTCGATCATCATCCCGCCGCCGGTCCTCATCATCCCGCTCTTCTACCAAATGCTGGCGCTGCACCTGATCGATACTTCGTGGGCCATTATCCTGCCGCAGGTCATCCACCCGGCCATGGTGTTCGTGCTCAAGAAGTTCTTCGACCAGATTCCCCGCGAACTTGAAGAAGCCGCTGTGATGGACGGTGCCAGCCGCTTGCGGATCTTCACCCAGATCATCCTGCCGTTGTCCCGGCCCATCCTGGCCGCCGTCGCGATCTTCGTGTTCATTGGCGCCTGGAACAACTTCCTGTGGCCGTTCATTGCCACAAACGACGGCGCGCTCCTCACCCTTCCGGTGGGGCTGCAAACCATCAAGAGCGCGTACGGCATCCAGTACGCGCAGAACATGGCCTCCGCACTCCTCGCGGCGCTGCCCCTGATCCTCGTCTTCCTGTTCTTCCAGCGCCAGATCATCAAGGGCGTCGCGACGACGGGACTCGCCGGAACCTGA
- a CDS encoding sugar ABC transporter permease produces the protein MSSSLASRRSTGQPDTAPGIQPQPTRRPSQSRTRSNLSGWGFAAPFLVFFLVFLVWPILYGIYMSLTGKSLTGANDSLIGFANYAEALADADMWRSLGNTLYFTVISTVPLVLVALVMAALLNVGLPAQWLWRLSYFAPYLLASTVVSLFFTWMYNPQLGLINDFLSKLGLPKVAWLNDPNVAMWAIVIATLWWTVGFNFLLYLAAMQNIPAQHYEAASLDGAGAWRQFFSITLPQLTPTTVMIVLLQILASLKIFDQVYQMTAGGPGGSTRPVVQYIFETGFTGYRLGYSAAISYIFFGLIVLVSVMQFAVTRRRSA, from the coding sequence ATGAGTTCTTCACTAGCGTCCCGGCGCAGCACCGGTCAGCCGGACACCGCCCCGGGGATCCAACCCCAACCAACGCGCCGCCCTTCACAGAGCCGTACCAGGAGCAACCTGAGCGGCTGGGGATTCGCCGCCCCGTTCCTGGTCTTCTTCCTGGTCTTCCTCGTGTGGCCCATTCTCTACGGCATCTACATGAGCCTCACGGGCAAGTCCCTGACAGGTGCCAATGACAGCCTGATCGGCTTCGCGAACTACGCCGAGGCCCTGGCCGACGCCGACATGTGGCGCTCCCTGGGCAACACGCTCTACTTCACCGTCATCAGCACCGTCCCCCTGGTCCTCGTGGCACTGGTGATGGCGGCCCTGCTGAACGTCGGGCTGCCGGCCCAGTGGCTGTGGCGGCTTTCCTACTTTGCCCCGTACCTGCTGGCCTCCACCGTGGTCTCGCTCTTCTTCACCTGGATGTACAACCCGCAGCTCGGCCTGATCAATGACTTCCTGTCCAAGCTGGGCCTCCCCAAAGTCGCCTGGCTCAACGATCCCAACGTGGCCATGTGGGCAATCGTCATCGCCACGCTGTGGTGGACCGTGGGGTTCAACTTCCTGCTGTACCTGGCCGCGATGCAGAACATCCCCGCACAGCACTACGAAGCAGCGTCCCTGGATGGCGCCGGAGCCTGGCGGCAGTTCTTCTCCATCACCCTGCCGCAGCTGACCCCCACCACGGTGATGATCGTGCTCCTCCAGATCCTCGCGTCCCTGAAGATCTTCGATCAGGTGTACCAAATGACCGCCGGCGGGCCCGGAGGATCAACCCGCCCGGTGGTGCAGTACATCTTTGAAACCGGCTTCACCGGCTACCGGCTGGGGTACTCCGCAGCCATCTCCTACATTTTCTTCGGACTGATCGTGCTCGTTTCGGTCATGCAGTTCGCCGTCACCCGCCGCAGGAGTGCATAA
- a CDS encoding extracellular solute-binding protein: MKQFEFFGKQVSRRQLLTGTAALGSVLVAGGLTGCGGNAQASGLRDIGFWHLLSGGDGIKMQAMINSANQANPGFKVHPTVLAWGPPYYTKLAMASAGGRPPEVAIMHASRVPGYAPGGLIDPWDLGLLAEHGVTGENFAPRIWEKSQQNGKVFSIALDSHPFVMFYNTDIASKAGVLGGNGQLQEVSSPQEFLAMAREMQKVTQAHGLSFGYLGSGSQMWRLFYTLYKQHGADMELIPGQPMKVDRDAAIESLEFMASLFDDTIAAKAGDISTGIAEFARGDSGMLFSGVWELPTLKKAGLPVDAATIPTLYGTPAAYADSHSFVLPRQLNVDEAKRRDVYKFVSDVLKGSISWAEAGHIPAYQPVVRSQAYRDLTPQIHYANAADIIAYDPEAWFSGSGSDWQTYFAENVQNVFLGRDKAAAGWDAFEHRTNTLLSRPNPV, encoded by the coding sequence GTGAAGCAGTTTGAATTTTTCGGGAAGCAAGTGTCCCGACGGCAGTTATTGACGGGAACGGCAGCCTTAGGCAGTGTCCTGGTAGCAGGCGGCCTGACGGGCTGCGGCGGAAACGCCCAAGCCTCTGGCCTGCGGGACATCGGGTTCTGGCACCTGCTGTCCGGCGGTGACGGCATCAAGATGCAGGCCATGATCAACAGCGCCAACCAGGCCAACCCCGGCTTCAAGGTGCACCCCACGGTCCTGGCCTGGGGCCCGCCATACTACACCAAACTGGCCATGGCATCGGCCGGCGGGCGGCCACCGGAAGTGGCGATCATGCATGCCAGCAGGGTTCCCGGATACGCCCCCGGCGGGCTCATTGACCCGTGGGACCTGGGCCTGTTGGCTGAGCACGGCGTCACCGGGGAAAACTTTGCGCCACGCATCTGGGAGAAGAGCCAGCAGAACGGCAAGGTGTTCTCCATCGCCCTGGATTCGCACCCGTTTGTCATGTTCTACAACACGGACATCGCCAGCAAAGCCGGCGTCCTCGGCGGCAACGGGCAACTGCAGGAAGTAAGTTCTCCGCAGGAGTTCCTGGCCATGGCCAGGGAAATGCAGAAGGTCACCCAGGCCCATGGCCTGTCCTTCGGTTACCTCGGCAGTGGCTCCCAGATGTGGCGGCTTTTCTACACGCTCTACAAGCAGCATGGCGCGGACATGGAACTGATCCCGGGCCAGCCGATGAAAGTGGACCGCGACGCCGCGATTGAGTCCTTGGAATTCATGGCGTCGCTCTTTGATGACACCATTGCTGCCAAGGCCGGCGACATCAGCACGGGCATCGCGGAGTTCGCCCGCGGCGACTCGGGAATGCTGTTCAGCGGGGTGTGGGAATTGCCCACGCTCAAGAAAGCCGGACTTCCGGTGGACGCAGCCACGATTCCCACGCTGTACGGAACGCCGGCAGCCTACGCGGACTCGCACTCGTTCGTCCTGCCGCGGCAGTTGAATGTGGATGAAGCGAAGCGGCGGGACGTCTATAAGTTCGTGAGCGATGTCCTCAAGGGATCGATCTCCTGGGCGGAAGCTGGGCACATTCCGGCCTACCAGCCCGTGGTCCGGTCGCAGGCCTACCGCGACCTCACGCCGCAGATCCACTACGCCAACGCAGCGGACATCATCGCCTACGATCCCGAAGCCTGGTTCAGCGGCTCGGGCTCGGACTGGCAGACCTACTTTGCGGAGAACGTCCAGAACGTGTTCCTGGGCCGCGATAAGGCGGCCGCAGGTTGGGACGCCTTTGAGCACCGCACCAACACCCTTCTTTCCCGGCCCAACCCGGTCTAA
- a CDS encoding LacI family DNA-binding transcriptional regulator, with product MRATVKDVARRAGVSPKTVSNVMNGIIPVSGATRTRVEQAILELDYVPNLSARGLRNGRSGVIALALPDLGTPYSAEIAHHIVDVAHEQGWIVQIEETGSDPQREHELMVRARSNLIDGLILNPVVLDESAVRVGVALPPVVLLGEVTQSLADRVFVDSAAAARDMTLALAQPGRRRIAVLGTTQGRGSAAAIQRTQGYEEALEILGIERDESLLIPCEKWTPQTAADALTAYLDSHPLPEALFCFTDSMAIGALSVLWKRGLRIPQDIAVAGFDDIADGRYAVPSLTTVSFDKRAIASEALRLLTERMADRGHEQRVVSLDYTIVERDSSR from the coding sequence GTGCGCGCAACGGTCAAGGATGTCGCGCGTCGTGCCGGCGTTTCACCCAAGACCGTCTCGAACGTCATGAACGGCATCATTCCGGTCAGCGGTGCCACCAGGACCAGGGTGGAGCAGGCCATCCTCGAGCTGGATTATGTACCCAACCTCTCCGCCCGCGGACTGCGCAACGGGAGGTCCGGTGTGATTGCGCTGGCCCTGCCCGATCTTGGCACGCCCTACTCGGCAGAAATTGCCCACCATATTGTGGACGTGGCGCACGAGCAGGGCTGGATCGTGCAGATCGAGGAAACCGGCTCCGATCCCCAGCGCGAGCACGAACTCATGGTGCGTGCCCGCTCCAACCTGATCGACGGACTGATCCTCAACCCTGTGGTGCTGGACGAAAGCGCCGTCCGGGTGGGCGTTGCCCTTCCGCCCGTGGTCCTGCTCGGGGAGGTCACGCAAAGCCTTGCCGACCGCGTCTTTGTCGATAGCGCCGCTGCCGCCCGCGACATGACTCTCGCCTTGGCGCAGCCTGGGCGCCGGCGGATCGCCGTCCTGGGAACCACCCAAGGCAGGGGATCGGCCGCGGCGATACAGAGAACCCAGGGCTATGAAGAGGCGCTGGAGATCCTCGGCATCGAACGGGACGAGTCGCTGCTGATTCCCTGCGAAAAGTGGACGCCACAGACTGCTGCCGATGCGCTCACTGCCTACCTGGACTCCCACCCGCTTCCCGAAGCGCTGTTCTGCTTCACGGATTCCATGGCCATCGGCGCCCTGAGTGTGCTGTGGAAGAGGGGCCTGCGCATCCCGCAGGACATTGCGGTGGCGGGCTTTGATGACATCGCCGACGGCCGCTATGCGGTTCCGTCGTTGACCACGGTCTCCTTCGATAAGCGTGCCATTGCCAGCGAAGCCCTGCGCCTGCTCACGGAGCGGATGGCCGACAGGGGCCACGAGCAGCGCGTGGTTTCCCTGGACTACACCATCGTGGAGCGGGACAGCAGCCGCTGA
- a CDS encoding D-arabinono-1,4-lactone oxidase, which produces MKNWAGNLNYSSAEVVRPESVAELAQVVARSSRVKALGSRHSFNRIGDTDGVHVLLDALPQHIDLHAERQSVRVSGGVSYGALCRTLQQSGVAIHNLASLPHISAAGAVQTGTHGSGVNNPSLAGAVEGIDLVRPSGEQVTLSRADGEEFLGSVVGLGAFGIVTGLQLAVRPSFSMRQRVLENLPWERALADFTELVSSAYSVSLFTDYVGDSIGQVWLKALDSEPPLGELFGATAAIGPRHPLPGMSAENCTAQMDEPGQWLDRLPHFRHEFTPSNGEELQSEFILPLEQAPDAIQSVRSLADKLAPLLFVSEIRTGAADEFWLSPFYRQQSVALHFTWKPLQAQVEAVLPQLEDLLRPFGARPHWGKLFTPGGHDWESLYPRLADFRSLASAHDPEGKFRNGLLDSILGVPAVSSR; this is translated from the coding sequence ATGAAGAACTGGGCAGGAAATCTCAACTACTCATCAGCGGAGGTCGTGCGCCCGGAATCGGTGGCTGAGCTCGCACAGGTGGTGGCGCGCTCCAGCCGGGTCAAGGCCCTGGGATCGCGGCACTCGTTCAACCGCATCGGGGACACCGACGGCGTGCACGTGCTGCTGGATGCACTGCCGCAGCACATCGACCTGCACGCGGAACGGCAGAGCGTCCGCGTCAGCGGCGGAGTGAGCTACGGTGCCCTGTGCCGTACGCTGCAGCAGTCCGGCGTGGCCATCCACAATCTGGCGTCGCTCCCCCACATTTCCGCGGCCGGGGCAGTCCAGACAGGCACCCATGGATCCGGCGTGAACAACCCCTCCCTGGCCGGAGCGGTGGAGGGCATTGATCTGGTCCGGCCCTCCGGCGAGCAGGTAACGCTGTCCCGGGCGGACGGCGAGGAGTTCCTGGGCAGCGTGGTGGGCCTGGGCGCTTTTGGCATCGTCACCGGCCTCCAGCTTGCCGTCAGGCCGAGCTTCAGCATGCGCCAGCGTGTTTTGGAAAACCTGCCGTGGGAACGGGCGTTGGCGGATTTCACGGAGCTTGTCTCCAGCGCCTACAGCGTGAGTCTTTTCACCGACTACGTGGGCGATAGCATCGGCCAGGTCTGGCTCAAGGCGCTGGACTCGGAGCCTCCCCTCGGTGAATTGTTCGGCGCCACGGCAGCCATCGGCCCGCGGCACCCGCTGCCGGGGATGTCGGCCGAGAACTGCACAGCCCAGATGGATGAGCCCGGGCAATGGCTGGACCGGCTGCCGCATTTCCGCCACGAGTTCACGCCCAGCAACGGTGAGGAACTGCAGAGCGAATTCATCCTGCCGTTGGAGCAGGCACCTGATGCGATCCAGTCGGTGCGGAGCCTGGCGGACAAACTTGCCCCACTGCTGTTTGTCTCCGAAATCAGGACCGGCGCCGCGGACGAATTCTGGCTCAGCCCCTTTTACCGGCAGCAGAGCGTTGCGCTGCACTTCACCTGGAAGCCGCTGCAGGCGCAGGTGGAAGCCGTTCTTCCGCAGCTCGAGGACCTGCTTCGGCCGTTCGGGGCCAGGCCGCACTGGGGCAAGCTTTTCACGCCCGGCGGTCACGACTGGGAGTCCCTCTACCCGCGCCTAGCGGACTTCCGCTCGCTGGCATCGGCGCACGATCCGGAGGGAAAATTCCGCAACGGGCTGCTGGACAGCATCCTCGGAGTCCCGGCGGTGAGCTCACGTTAG
- a CDS encoding type II toxin-antitoxin system RelE/ParE family toxin, producing MTEEPSNAPGPWKIEVTSPALKGFRRLPEKAAAAIVEFVTGVLADNPRRLSKPLTNELLGLRTARRGDYRVLFTLDIEEHTSYVHRIEHRADVYKPR from the coding sequence GTGACCGAGGAACCATCCAACGCGCCAGGGCCATGGAAAATCGAAGTCACCAGCCCTGCGCTGAAAGGGTTTCGTCGGCTGCCGGAGAAGGCAGCCGCCGCAATCGTCGAATTCGTCACCGGTGTCCTGGCCGATAATCCCCGCCGGCTCAGCAAGCCCCTCACAAATGAACTCCTCGGCCTGCGCACCGCACGCCGAGGTGACTACCGCGTGTTGTTCACCCTCGATATCGAAGAGCACACCTCATACGTCCACCGCATCGAACACCGTGCGGACGTCTACAAGCCGCGTTAG
- a CDS encoding type II toxin-antitoxin system Phd/YefM family antitoxin: MRTVPLSEAKDKLSALVEEADKTHEIIQITRHGHPSAVLMSADDLESLQETIHWLSQPGIREDLDQARRDIAEGNTVSGDDLRHEFGLPPK, translated from the coding sequence ATGAGAACGGTACCGCTCAGCGAAGCCAAGGACAAGCTTTCCGCGCTTGTAGAGGAAGCAGACAAGACGCATGAGATCATCCAGATCACGCGCCACGGGCACCCCTCAGCCGTGCTGATGTCCGCCGACGACCTGGAGTCACTGCAGGAAACGATCCACTGGCTCTCGCAGCCTGGCATCCGCGAAGACCTGGACCAAGCGCGACGCGACATCGCCGAAGGCAACACGGTCAGCGGCGATGACCTGCGCCATGAGTTTGGACTACCGCCGAAGTGA
- a CDS encoding LacI family DNA-binding transcriptional regulator: MTAATHQGKLTLAAVAREAGVSAPTVSKVINGREDVSAETRTKVLTALARTGYKSPVQHRKILTGRQAVEVVFDSLNSAYAVEVLNGILEHAAESDIDVVLSVTGKQGATPLSPEQRARRIIDEGRCGMIVVTSAFGADQLDAFHRRGVPTVVIDPLNPPPGDVVSIGTTNWAGGKDATSHLLDLGHRRIAYVGGPDGAECNQARLHGYMAALRARGLSAEDRYILSGPFRTDHGVQGMKTLLRLEPRPTAIFAASDSIALGVLAEARRQNVRVPEEMSLVGFDGTYLAEESVPALTSVTQPLQEMGRAALRFILRQMRGETLDSRRVELATKLVIRDSTAPPQALEPVA, from the coding sequence ATGACCGCCGCTACGCACCAGGGAAAGCTCACCCTGGCCGCCGTTGCCCGGGAGGCAGGGGTTTCTGCGCCGACCGTCTCCAAAGTCATCAATGGGCGGGAGGACGTTTCAGCGGAGACCCGCACCAAGGTCCTGACCGCGCTGGCGCGGACGGGGTACAAATCCCCGGTTCAGCATCGCAAGATCCTCACCGGCCGGCAGGCGGTCGAAGTCGTCTTCGACTCACTGAACTCTGCATACGCAGTCGAGGTACTCAACGGCATTCTGGAGCACGCAGCGGAGTCAGACATTGATGTCGTGCTCAGCGTCACGGGCAAGCAAGGCGCCACGCCACTGTCCCCGGAACAACGGGCGCGGCGGATCATCGACGAAGGCCGGTGCGGAATGATCGTGGTAACGTCCGCCTTTGGCGCAGACCAGCTGGATGCGTTTCACCGGCGGGGAGTTCCCACCGTTGTTATCGACCCCCTCAACCCTCCGCCAGGCGATGTGGTCAGCATCGGAACGACCAACTGGGCCGGCGGCAAGGATGCAACCTCACACCTCCTGGACCTTGGCCACCGCAGGATCGCATACGTCGGCGGCCCAGATGGTGCCGAGTGCAACCAGGCCAGACTGCACGGCTACATGGCCGCATTGCGAGCCCGAGGGCTATCCGCCGAAGATCGGTACATCCTCTCCGGACCCTTCCGGACCGATCACGGAGTTCAAGGCATGAAGACCCTCCTCCGGCTTGAACCGCGTCCGACCGCCATCTTTGCCGCAAGTGACAGCATCGCCCTTGGCGTTCTCGCCGAGGCACGCCGACAGAACGTTCGCGTACCCGAGGAAATGAGTCTGGTCGGTTTTGACGGCACCTACCTGGCGGAAGAATCAGTGCCAGCTCTCACATCAGTGACACAGCCACTGCAGGAGATGGGACGCGCCGCTCTGCGATTCATTCTTCGCCAAATGCGCGGAGAAACGCTGGATTCCCGCAGGGTCGAGCTGGCCACGAAACTCGTGATCCGCGATTCCACGGCTCCGCCGCAAGCGCTCGAGCCGGTGGCATGA
- a CDS encoding extracellular solute-binding protein has protein sequence MTNRKLRSAALAVSAAALTISLAACGSSGPAGSNVSADSATMWGLTGGNQTVTQKSVDAWNTAHPDEGVKLDFFANDAYKTKVRTAVGAGQGPTFIYGWGGGVLKSYVDAGQVNDLSSFLKDNPTVKDRYLPSVLKNGEINGKTYALPNNNVQPVVLYFNKDVFDKVGVQPPKTWDELMALVPKFKEAGIAPLSLGGQSKWPDLMWLEYLVERIGGPEVFANIAANKPGAWSDPAVTEALTKIQQLVDAGGFVNGFSSIAADSSADQALLYTGKAAMVLQGGWIYQTMKKDASSFVTSGKLGYTTFPAVSGGKGDPTNVVGNPSNFWSVSSKSTDTQKKAALDYIKDGMFTDAHIQSLIDSGAVPVVKGIEGKLAASPDKDFLSYVYGMAKNAPSFTLSWDQALSPAQGDTMLSNLDLIFLKKASPDQFVANMNATIGK, from the coding sequence ATGACTAATCGAAAACTGCGTTCAGCGGCCCTGGCAGTCTCTGCCGCGGCATTGACGATCTCTCTGGCCGCGTGCGGCTCCAGCGGCCCTGCCGGGTCGAATGTGAGTGCCGATTCGGCGACTATGTGGGGCCTCACGGGCGGGAACCAGACGGTGACACAGAAATCTGTTGACGCCTGGAACACCGCACATCCGGATGAAGGCGTCAAACTCGATTTCTTCGCCAACGATGCCTACAAGACCAAGGTCCGGACCGCGGTGGGCGCCGGACAAGGCCCCACGTTCATCTACGGCTGGGGTGGCGGGGTGCTCAAGTCCTACGTGGATGCCGGCCAGGTCAATGACCTTTCGAGCTTCCTCAAGGACAACCCGACAGTCAAGGACCGCTACCTCCCCTCTGTCCTCAAGAACGGTGAGATCAACGGCAAAACTTATGCGCTGCCCAACAACAACGTCCAGCCCGTAGTCCTGTACTTCAACAAGGACGTCTTCGACAAGGTTGGAGTTCAGCCGCCCAAAACCTGGGATGAACTGATGGCACTGGTGCCGAAATTCAAGGAAGCCGGCATCGCGCCGTTGTCACTTGGCGGGCAGTCAAAGTGGCCGGACCTGATGTGGCTGGAGTACCTGGTAGAGCGTATCGGCGGCCCTGAGGTGTTCGCGAACATCGCCGCCAACAAGCCCGGCGCCTGGTCGGATCCGGCCGTGACGGAAGCCCTGACCAAGATTCAGCAGTTGGTCGACGCCGGTGGCTTTGTCAACGGGTTCTCCTCCATTGCCGCTGACAGCAGCGCTGACCAGGCCTTGCTGTACACCGGCAAGGCGGCCATGGTCCTGCAGGGTGGCTGGATCTACCAGACCATGAAGAAGGATGCCTCCAGCTTCGTCACGAGCGGCAAGCTCGGCTACACCACCTTCCCCGCTGTTTCAGGCGGCAAGGGAGATCCGACCAACGTCGTGGGCAACCCGTCCAACTTCTGGTCCGTCTCGTCCAAGTCAACGGACACCCAGAAGAAGGCCGCCCTGGACTACATCAAGGACGGCATGTTCACTGATGCCCACATTCAGTCCCTGATCGACTCTGGGGCCGTCCCGGTGGTCAAGGGCATCGAAGGCAAGCTGGCTGCCTCCCCTGACAAGGACTTCCTGTCCTATGTCTATGGCATGGCCAAGAACGCCCCCAGCTTCACACTCTCCTGGGACCAGGCCCTGAGCCCTGCCCAGGGCGACACAATGCTCTCCAATCTGGATCTGATCTTCCTGAAGAAGGCCAGCCCGGACCAGTTTGTCGCAAACATGAACGCAACGATCGGAAAATAG